Part of the Luteolibacter rhizosphaerae genome is shown below.
CAAGCGGTACGCCCACCATGATGGCTAGGAAGAAGCCCCAAGTCACCCGGAACAAGGAGGCGACGATATATTTCAGGAGAACTCCCTTCTGGACCAACTCAACGATCCCGAGAGCAACCTGCCAAGGGGTGGGGAAAAGATCGCTGCCGGAGATTTTCACGGCCATGTGCCAGGCGACCAAAAAGAGAACCGCGACGATGAGCGGCAGATGGATGTTCTTCATGGTTCGTCCAAATCCTTCAATGCCTGTTCCGCGGTATATTCGTAGGCCTTCTTCCTCGTTTCCGCCGCATCGCTGAAGCGGGTGTCCACGTAGTCTTCAAACTTCACGGTGCCTTGCAGGATGCCGGACTGCTTTCCAAGGGCCGCGATTTCTTCGAAGTTTTCTTTCTGCACTCCAAGGTTGCCGTATCTCACCCGATCCGGCGGCTTGCTCAGCACGAACTCCAGCAGGCGGGGGTGTTGGTTGTAGTAACGCTTCGATACGAACTGCGCGGCCGCCATGCGCTTGTCCATGCCGTCCTCCAGCCACATGCCGCTGTTCGCGATTCCATCCACCAGCTTCTGGACCCGGTCCGGATGGTCGCGGATCTCGTCCTCATGAACGGCAAGAACGCAGGAGATGAAGTTCGGCCAGATGTCTTTGGTCAGGTAAAGGACACGGCCGTAGCCGTCCAACTCGCACTGGCCCATGAAAGGCTCCCCGCTCGTCACCGCATCTACCGACTTGGTGGCCAGCGCGGTGGGCATGTCGGGCGGGGGCATTTCCAGCAGTTTGATGTCGTCGATGGTCATTCCCGCATTGTTGAGAGCGCGGAAGATGAGGAGACGCTGGTTGGAGTAGCGGTTTGGCACTGCGACCACCTTGCCACGCAGGTCGGCGATGCTGCGGATGTTCGAGTCCTTCTGCACCATCAGAGCGGTGCCGTCGCGGTGTCCCAAGTAGACGATCTTGATCGGCACTCCCTGCTCGCGCAGCGCGATCGCCATCGGTGCCAAAATGAAGGTGGCCTTGGTATGGCCGGAAAGGAAGGACTCCTTGAGTTCCGGCCAACCGCTGAATTTCAGCGGCTCGAAAATGCCGTCGCCCTCGATTTCCTTGTTAATGAAATTGGTAACCGGGCAGGTCAGGTGACAGGTGACCGGGAGAAATCCAATCCTGAGCTTGTCTTCCTTTTCCTCACCCCAAGTGAACTTCTCCATGTTCATTTGGTAGTGCATCGCGGAAATCGCACCGATCCAGACGGAGGCGGTTAGAAGCAGCGTGCCGCGTAGGGTCATGAGAGAAGGGAAGGGGTGGAGCGAGCGCGCTGGTAGCCTGCGGCTCAGGGCGATCTGATCCTAGCCGGGCGGCCCCTTCAATTCCTTTGTAGCGCCAAACGTGGCGATAGATTGCACTTTAGTAATGACGGAGGCCCGGGTAGGATCGAGCCATTCGAACCATTCATCGGTGATGCCCCGTCTCTCGAAAGATCAGCATAATCATTTGACCGTTACCTTGGACCGCTGGTTGAAGACCAACTTCCGGGATTCCCTCGATCTCCAGGCCTTGGCGAAGGAGATCGGGATCACGCGGTTCCTGCTATGCCGTCTCTACCGGGAGCGCTCGGGCAAGACCATCCGTCTCAAGCAACGGGAGATCCGAGTCAACCATGCAGCCAAGCTCCTGTCGAAGGGTGAACGGAAGATCAGCGATGTCGCCCGGGAGGTGGGCTATGCGAGCCTGAGCCACTTCACCAAAGCCTTTCAGGAGGAAAAGGGACGGCTGCCAAGCGCTTGGAGAAGCCATCCCCGGATCATCGCAATCCCCGACACCGCGGGCGGCTTGCCCGCACCGGGGCTGACCTTCGTGAGAGAGATCAGCGAAGTGCCTGCCGAGTTGACGGGTGGGTCCGGGCAGTGGGAGCAGGGTGAGAACGATACCGCACCGCCTCGCAGCTCCGGAACATCCCGCCGCAGCCGCGGGCGATGGAAAGCGGGAAATGCATTTGTCGATTGAGCTTTCTGCCTATTTGGCTGCGAGTTCCTTCTGGTCCTCGATGGCGGTCAGCTCCCATTTGCCGTCCTTGCCGATCTTGAGCAGCCAATCGTGGTGCTTCAGGAGAGTGGACCGGTGACCCACGCTCACGTAGGTGTAGCGATGCTTCCGGAGATACTGATAGAGCCGGTCTTCGTTCGGTTCATCCAGCGCGCTGGTCGATTCGTCGAGGAAGGCAATCGCGGGGCGTTTGAATAAAAGCCGGGCGAAGGAAAGGCGCTGTTGTTCGCCAAGCGAGAGCATGTTGGCCCAGTCCGCTTCACGGTCGAAGTCTCCCTCCACCCGGTCCGAAAGTTCCGGCAGGTTCACCGTCTCCAGTACTTCCTGCATGGTTTCGTTGTCGGTATCTCTCCGCGCCTCCGGATAGTCGAGCTGGGCGCGCAGGCTGCCGGGCACCATGTAGGGCCGCTGCGGCAGGAACATCATGTTGCGGTAGGGCGGTCGGCCGATCTTGCCCTCGCCCGTGCTCCATAGTCCGGCGATGGTCCTGAGGAGGGAACTTTTGCCCGAGCCGCTCTCGCCCATGATCAGCAGGCTCTTCCCGGGTTGGAGGCGGAAGTTCAGATCGTGCATCAGCTCTCGCCCGCTATCCGGGGTCTTCACCGTCAGATTTTCCAGAGCGATGGTTTTCTCGTCCTCGCTGATCTCGATCTGCTCTGCGTGTTCCGCCTCCAGGTCGTCCTCTGCATCGCGCTCGTCGAGGAAGTCCCACAGGGAACCGAGCCGCGTCACCCCTGCGGCGAAAGCGCTCAAGCGCTCGAACTGGGTGATGAACAGGGAGACAGCTGCGAGAAAGGTCGCGAAAGC
Proteins encoded:
- a CDS encoding ABC transporter substrate-binding protein, producing the protein MTLRGTLLLTASVWIGAISAMHYQMNMEKFTWGEEKEDKLRIGFLPVTCHLTCPVTNFINKEIEGDGIFEPLKFSGWPELKESFLSGHTKATFILAPMAIALREQGVPIKIVYLGHRDGTALMVQKDSNIRSIADLRGKVVAVPNRYSNQRLLIFRALNNAGMTIDDIKLLEMPPPDMPTALATKSVDAVTSGEPFMGQCELDGYGRVLYLTKDIWPNFISCVLAVHEDEIRDHPDRVQKLVDGIANSGMWLEDGMDKRMAAAQFVSKRYYNQHPRLLEFVLSKPPDRVRYGNLGVQKENFEEIAALGKQSGILQGTVKFEDYVDTRFSDAAETRKKAYEYTAEQALKDLDEP
- a CDS encoding helix-turn-helix transcriptional regulator produces the protein MPRLSKDQHNHLTVTLDRWLKTNFRDSLDLQALAKEIGITRFLLCRLYRERSGKTIRLKQREIRVNHAAKLLSKGERKISDVAREVGYASLSHFTKAFQEEKGRLPSAWRSHPRIIAIPDTAGGLPAPGLTFVREISEVPAELTGGSGQWEQGENDTAPPRSSGTSRRSRGRWKAGNAFVD